One segment of Tamandua tetradactyla isolate mTamTet1 chromosome 13, mTamTet1.pri, whole genome shotgun sequence DNA contains the following:
- the LOC143654260 gene encoding UPF0235 protein C15orf40 homolog, protein MSRSALCHQQPALGSVKKYRDFRGALRRLRARPGTCTAVRLLFGVEMPKKAGATNKGKSQSKEPERPPPRSGPVAVDPKGCVTIAIHAKPGSKQNAVTDLTPEAVNVAIAAPPSKGEANAELCRYLSKVLELRKSDVVLDKGGKSREKVVKLLVSTTPEEILEKLKKQAEDK, encoded by the coding sequence AGTAAAAAAGTATCGAGACTTCCGCGGCGCGCTGAGGCGGCTCCGGGCGCGGCCGGGTACTTGTACCGCGGTTCGCCTCCTTTTTGGCGTAGAGATGCCTAAGAAAGCTGGTGCGACGAACAAGGGTAAAAGCCAGAGTAAGGAACCAGAGAGACCACCTCCTCGCTCTGGTCCTGTGGCGGTTGACCCTAAAGGCTGTGTCACCATAGCCATCCATGCCAAACCCGGCTCCAAGCAGAATGCTGTAACAGATTTGACACCTGAAGCCGTAAATGTAGCTATCGCAGCACCTCCCTCAAAAGGAGAGGCTAACGCAGAGCTCTGCCGATACCTTTCCAAGGTCTTAGAACTCAGGAAGAGTGATGTGGTTTTGGATAAGGGTGGTAAATCTCGTGAGAAGGTGGTGAAGCTTTTGGTCTCCACAACTCCAGAAGAGAtcttagagaaattaaaaaagcaagCTGAAGACAAAtag